In one window of Romboutsia hominis DNA:
- a CDS encoding polysaccharide pyruvyl transferase family protein gives MKIRIEHAGNPLNYGTNMMVTNFMYYLDKYSGNKNEYELDVYNDEDLENYKQQYNEGIMSRKTIDYNLYYSTNIIQKILNKIKRDYFSSYYTKKNLNELCKNTESLVILGGDDLSEYYGIKSLENELYRINYIKNKMNLYLVGQTIGPFKEERITKARVAMEGVKIYSRDPWTTKYLQNDLGLKNISDSRDLAFLPLPYQENKEIEDKILNKYNLNREEYITLIPSGLYESYCPDINIYVNTWVDIIKSIIDMNPDKKIVLLSHVLRPKAGDDRNIIKKIQDKASNLDKMICIYDELTPLQARFILGNGMFTITGRMHGAISTLQMKKPAISISYSVKYNGVIGEGLGLKELIVRGEKDTLWKSGIVKDECLDKIQYIMNNYNTILEDIQIKVDECEERVKVMIEDISNNLR, from the coding sequence ATGAAGATAAGAATTGAACATGCTGGAAATCCACTAAATTATGGGACAAATATGATGGTAACTAATTTTATGTATTATTTGGATAAATACTCGGGTAATAAGAATGAATATGAACTAGACGTATATAATGATGAAGATTTAGAAAATTACAAACAACAATATAATGAAGGCATCATGAGTAGAAAAACAATAGACTACAATTTATATTATTCTACAAATATAATTCAAAAAATTTTAAATAAAATAAAGAGAGACTATTTTAGTTCTTATTACACTAAAAAAAATTTAAATGAATTATGTAAAAATACGGAAAGCTTAGTTATCCTTGGAGGAGATGATTTATCAGAGTACTACGGGATAAAAAGTCTAGAAAATGAATTATATAGAATAAATTATATCAAAAATAAAATGAATTTATATCTAGTAGGACAAACTATAGGACCGTTTAAAGAAGAAAGAATTACAAAGGCAAGAGTAGCTATGGAAGGAGTAAAAATATATTCGAGAGACCCTTGGACAACAAAATACTTACAGAATGATTTAGGGTTAAAGAATATATCTGATTCTAGAGATTTAGCCTTTTTACCATTACCATATCAAGAGAATAAGGAAATAGAAGATAAAATATTAAACAAATATAATTTAAATAGAGAAGAATATATAACATTAATTCCTTCTGGATTATATGAAAGTTATTGTCCAGATATAAATATTTATGTTAATACCTGGGTTGATATAATAAAATCTATAATAGATATGAATCCAGATAAAAAGATAGTTTTATTATCTCACGTACTTAGACCTAAAGCAGGTGATGATAGAAATATTATAAAGAAAATACAAGATAAAGCAAGTAATTTAGATAAGATGATATGTATATATGATGAACTTACTCCATTACAAGCTAGATTTATATTAGGAAATGGAATGTTTACAATAACAGGTAGAATGCATGGAGCAATATCTACATTACAAATGAAAAAGCCAGCGATAAGTATATCATATAGTGTAAAGTATAATGGTGTTATAGGAGAAGGATTAGGATTAAAAGAGTTAATTGTTAGAGGTGAAAAAGATACACTTTGGAAAAGTGGAATTGTAAAAGATGAATGTTTGGATAAAATACAATATATAATGAACAATTATAATACTATACTAGAAGATATTCA
- a CDS encoding glycosyltransferase produces the protein MSIDLSVVIIGKNESKNIIRTINAVNENESLKNIRIEVLYIDSNSTDSSIDILKKQKNIQIYQIESNKYTAALARYIGSQKSSGKYILFLDADMELTNNSNIKKCLQLLDDGKVSVVSGRLPEVLYKKDKAIKYIKDRYNVNKDIEELKSPGGYFIIDKSKLDNSGNFNCKLFCNEEVELFSRLKKQGYRIVRTNNLECIHHHYLDENSKSHIERFKRGFYSSFWLAILNSIKNNCIKQYLSFGVQKRTLRSVILTLVMIIVCILSIKYPHFILIPIVYYALMCIKNRGNIQEVLFNQKNNFFMILSIAFLIKDRNIEYYVKNIEKEI, from the coding sequence ATGAGTATAGATTTAAGTGTAGTAATTATAGGAAAAAATGAATCTAAAAACATTATAAGAACTATTAATGCGGTAAATGAGAATGAGAGTTTAAAAAATATAAGAATAGAAGTTTTATATATTGATTCTAACTCAACTGATAGCAGTATAGATATATTAAAAAAGCAAAAGAATATACAGATATATCAAATTGAATCAAATAAATATACTGCAGCATTAGCAAGATATATAGGAAGTCAAAAATCATCTGGCAAATATATTTTATTTTTAGATGCAGATATGGAATTAACTAATAATTCAAATATAAAAAAATGTCTTCAGTTGTTAGATGATGGAAAAGTTTCAGTAGTTTCAGGTAGATTACCAGAAGTACTATATAAAAAAGATAAGGCGATAAAGTATATAAAAGATAGATATAATGTAAATAAAGATATAGAAGAATTGAAATCCCCAGGAGGTTATTTTATTATAGATAAAAGCAAGTTAGACAATAGTGGGAACTTTAACTGTAAACTTTTCTGCAATGAAGAGGTAGAATTGTTTTCACGTTTAAAAAAACAAGGGTATAGGATTGTTAGAACTAATAATTTAGAATGTATACATCATCACTATTTAGATGAAAACTCTAAATCGCATATTGAAAGATTTAAAAGAGGTTTTTATTCATCGTTTTGGCTAGCGATATTAAACAGTATAAAGAATAATTGTATAAAACAATACCTATCATTTGGAGTTCAAAAAAGAACGTTAAGATCTGTAATATTAACCTTAGTTATGATAATTGTATGTATTTTATCTATAAAATATCCACATTTTATATTAATACCTATAGTATATTATGCATTAATGTGCATAAAAAATAGAGGTAATATACAAGAGGTATTATTTAATCAGAAAAACAACTTTTTCATGATACTATCTATAGCTTTTTTAATTAAAGATAGAAATATAGAGTATTATGTAAAAAACATAGAGAAAGAAATTTAG
- a CDS encoding glycosyltransferase family 4 protein, whose translation MNILMVGPHKDKIKGGMSTVIKNYSESEFLKEFIIYNLHTVSLGNKFIKLIYGICSILKMIYYLIFKKISLVHIHTASGNSFARKSIFINISYLFKKQIILHIHGGGFEEFYLEKMNSKKDENIRKVLNKCDYIVVLSDGWKNKIKKMTSSEIVVINNSVKDRDKNNYNQKSNQITFIGRVEREKGIFDLIEAANIIVKKYKNIKFTICGGGDTNTIESIIKEYGIEKNFEILGWVDNDQVLKELKKSMIFILPSHKEAMPMSILEAMSYGVPIISTNIGSIPEFIKQERNGELFNPGDINQLEIAIEKIINNLELRKYYSQNNFMDIKKCYSDEINHNKIKDLYILGGSKSNENKIYRD comes from the coding sequence ATGAATATACTTATGGTAGGTCCTCATAAGGACAAAATTAAAGGTGGTATGTCTACTGTAATAAAAAATTATAGTGAATCAGAATTCTTGAAAGAGTTTATTATATATAATTTGCACACAGTATCTTTGGGAAATAAATTTATAAAATTAATCTATGGTATTTGCTCTATTCTTAAAATGATATATTATTTGATATTCAAAAAAATAAGTTTAGTTCACATACATACAGCTTCAGGGAACAGTTTTGCAAGAAAAAGTATATTTATTAATATATCATATTTATTTAAAAAGCAAATTATACTTCATATACATGGTGGTGGATTTGAAGAATTTTATTTAGAAAAAATGAATTCAAAAAAGGATGAAAATATAAGAAAAGTACTAAATAAATGCGATTATATAGTAGTCTTAAGCGATGGATGGAAGAATAAAATAAAAAAAATGACTAGTTCAGAAATTGTAGTAATAAATAATTCTGTAAAAGATAGAGATAAAAATAACTATAATCAAAAATCTAATCAAATTACTTTTATTGGAAGAGTTGAAAGAGAAAAAGGTATATTTGATTTGATAGAAGCTGCAAACATAATTGTAAAAAAGTATAAAAATATAAAATTTACAATTTGTGGAGGTGGAGACACTAACACAATAGAGAGTATCATAAAAGAATATGGGATAGAAAAGAATTTTGAAATTTTAGGATGGGTTGATAATGATCAGGTATTAAAAGAGTTAAAAAAATCTATGATTTTTATACTACCATCACATAAAGAGGCAATGCCTATGTCTATATTAGAGGCTATGAGTTATGGAGTTCCAATAATTTCAACTAATATTGGCAGTATACCTGAATTTATAAAGCAAGAGAGAAATGGAGAGTTATTTAATCCGGGTGATATAAATCAACTTGAAATAGCAATAGAAAAAATAATTAATAACTTAGAGTTAAGAAAATATTATAGTCAAAATAATTTTATGGATATAAAAAAATGCTATAGTGATGAAATAAATCACAATAAAATAAAAGACTTATATATTTTAGGAGGAAGCAAGTCGAACGAAAACAAAATTTATAGAGATTAA
- a CDS encoding ATP-grasp fold amidoligase family protein — MKKKLRKLGMFFPTKVVLYIDFGRSYKRILNLKKPKYFGEKIQWVKLNGNLERYSNYVDKYEVRKIIEEKIGESYLPELYGVYNDATEIRFENLPQQFVLKMTNGTGGNIICRNKDDLDIERTIKTLNRWKNEKFYKYTKENQYKNVKARIICEEYLEDETGSLRDYKFHCSKKKVHMIEVHTDRFTDHKENYYDPEWNEMDVVCKLGKVHHIQKPANIEKMKRLAIELSENLPYIRIDFYSVNNRIYFGEFTFTPANGTDPMYPLSKDIELAKVIDLGEY, encoded by the coding sequence ATGAAAAAAAAATTAAGAAAACTAGGTATGTTTTTCCCTACTAAAGTGGTTTTATATATAGATTTTGGCAGAAGTTATAAAAGGATATTAAATTTGAAGAAACCTAAGTATTTTGGTGAAAAAATACAATGGGTAAAGTTAAATGGAAACTTAGAACGTTATTCTAATTACGTAGATAAGTATGAAGTCAGGAAAATAATAGAAGAAAAAATAGGTGAAAGTTATTTACCAGAATTATATGGTGTTTATAATGATGCAACAGAAATAAGGTTTGAAAATCTACCACAGCAATTTGTATTGAAAATGACAAATGGAACTGGTGGAAATATAATATGTAGAAACAAGGACGATTTAGATATTGAAAGAACTATAAAAACCTTAAATAGATGGAAGAATGAAAAGTTTTATAAATATACAAAAGAAAACCAGTACAAAAATGTTAAAGCTAGAATTATATGTGAAGAATATTTAGAGGATGAAACAGGAAGTTTAAGAGACTATAAATTTCATTGTTCTAAAAAAAAGGTTCATATGATAGAAGTTCATACAGATAGATTTACAGACCATAAAGAAAACTATTATGACCCAGAATGGAATGAAATGGATGTTGTGTGTAAATTAGGAAAAGTACATCATATACAGAAGCCTGCAAACATAGAAAAAATGAAACGATTAGCTATCGAACTATCGGAAAATTTACCATATATACGAATAGATTTTTATTCTGTAAACAATAGAATTTATTTTGGGGAGTTTACATTTACTCCAGCTAATGGAACCGACCCTATGTATCCTTTATCTAAAGATATAGAGTTAGCTAAAGTAATAGATTTAGGAGAATATTAA
- the pssE gene encoding PssE/Cps14G family polysaccharide biosynthesis glycosyltransferase — protein MIFVTLGSQKFQFNRLLKEIDRLVEEGIITDEVFAQIGYSDYKPKNYNYKEFLDREEFTSIMNKCNKVITHGGTGAIINAIKKRKKVIAIPRLIDFREHVDNHQIQIVNQFKSMGFIYAVYNTNELEHAIDRIEKFETKEYISNTEEIIESICEFIK, from the coding sequence TTGATATTTGTTACTTTAGGATCTCAAAAATTTCAATTTAATAGATTATTAAAAGAGATTGATAGATTAGTAGAAGAAGGAATAATAACAGATGAAGTATTTGCTCAGATTGGATATAGCGATTATAAGCCTAAGAATTATAATTATAAAGAATTTCTAGATAGGGAAGAGTTTACAAGTATTATGAATAAATGCAATAAAGTTATTACTCATGGGGGAACTGGAGCTATAATTAATGCTATTAAAAAAAGAAAAAAGGTAATAGCAATTCCACGTCTTATTGATTTTAGAGAGCATGTTGATAATCATCAGATTCAAATAGTAAATCAATTTAAATCTATGGGATTTATATACGCAGTATATAATACGAATGAACTGGAACATGCTATAGATCGTATAGAGAAGTTTGAGACAAAAGAGTATATATCAAATACAGAAGAAATAATTGAAAGTATATGTGAATTTATAAAGTGA
- the pssD gene encoding PssD/Cps14F family polysaccharide biosynthesis glycosyltransferase yields the protein MHLKKEVKKMKKVCFIASSGGHFEQIMMLKPIMQKYKSFVVTEKTNYSVTNDNIPFYYLKQVNRHELKFIPYMTINTIKTISIFMKEKPDVVISTGALATIPMCIIAKLFRKKIIFIESFAKINSPTLTGKLIYKFADQFYVQWGEMKEFYPEAICKGGIY from the coding sequence ATGCATCTTAAGAAAGAAGTGAAGAAAATGAAAAAAGTTTGTTTTATAGCATCAAGTGGAGGGCATTTTGAGCAAATTATGATGCTAAAACCTATTATGCAAAAGTATAAAAGTTTTGTAGTTACGGAAAAAACTAATTATTCTGTAACAAATGATAATATACCATTTTATTACTTAAAACAGGTAAACAGACATGAGCTTAAGTTTATACCATACATGACTATTAATACTATAAAAACAATAAGTATATTCATGAAAGAAAAACCAGATGTAGTGATATCTACAGGGGCATTGGCAACTATACCTATGTGCATTATAGCTAAACTATTTAGAAAGAAAATAATATTTATAGAGTCTTTTGCAAAAATAAATTCTCCTACTCTTACAGGGAAGTTAATTTATAAATTTGCAGATCAATTCTATGTGCAGTGGGGCGAAATGAAAGAATTTTACCCTGAGGCCATATGTAAGGGGGGAATATATTGA
- a CDS encoding sugar transferase: protein MDKRLRFKEEIDEPAIAIDVNSIKTNDSILYKVTKRAIDIVGSLTGLILLSPLFLVVAILIKLEDPKGRVFFGQERNGKYPKTFKMYKFRSMVHNAEELLESLMDQNEQSGPAFKIKDDPRITKVGKFIRKTSIDELPQLFNVLKGDMSLVGPRPPIPSEVAQYNPYQMQRLAVKPGLTCIWQVSGRNNIGFDEWVDMDIEYIHTRNLVLDIKLIFKTVFVLFGDENAS, encoded by the coding sequence TTGGATAAAAGACTTAGATTTAAAGAAGAAATAGATGAACCTGCGATAGCTATTGATGTTAATAGCATAAAAACTAATGATTCCATACTTTATAAAGTGACAAAAAGAGCCATAGACATAGTTGGTTCTTTAACAGGACTTATATTATTATCGCCATTATTTTTAGTAGTAGCAATACTTATAAAATTAGAAGATCCAAAGGGGAGAGTATTCTTTGGACAAGAGAGAAATGGAAAGTATCCTAAAACTTTTAAAATGTACAAATTTAGAAGTATGGTACACAATGCAGAGGAATTGCTAGAAAGTTTGATGGATCAAAATGAACAAAGTGGTCCAGCATTTAAAATTAAAGATGATCCTAGAATAACTAAAGTAGGGAAGTTTATAAGAAAGACTAGCATAGATGAACTTCCGCAGTTGTTTAATGTACTTAAGGGTGATATGAGCTTGGTGGGGCCTAGACCGCCCATACCTAGTGAAGTTGCCCAGTATAATCCATATCAAATGCAAAGATTAGCAGTTAAGCCTGGCCTTACTTGCATATGGCAAGTGAGTGGAAGAAATAATATTGGATTTGATGAGTGGGTAGATATGGATATTGAATATATACATACAAGAAATTTAGTACTTGATATAAAATTAATATTTAAAACAGTATTTGTATTATTTGGAGACGAAAATGCATCTTAA
- a CDS encoding CpsD/CapB family tyrosine-protein kinase: MNRIISINNPKSPIAEAYRGIRTSIEFANIDKEIKVITVTSSKQNEGKTTVISNIAVSFANLDKKVLLLEGDLRNPSVHRMFNISNIHGLTDLLLGNKSLGECVHVTDVKNLHVLTCGAMPPNPSEMLASKRMKELVEELREYYDYIFIDAPPIGIVTDAGIIARYSDGCVFVVGAKECDVEEVKVSKERLEKLGANILGCVLNKFEAEGSEYSYYYTQDEGRSSRKNKFRKKIGI, from the coding sequence ATGAATAGAATAATAAGTATAAACAATCCAAAATCTCCTATAGCAGAAGCCTATAGGGGAATAAGAACGAGCATAGAATTTGCAAATATAGACAAAGAAATTAAAGTCATAACAGTTACAAGTAGCAAGCAAAATGAAGGAAAAACAACAGTAATATCAAACATAGCAGTAAGTTTTGCAAACCTTGATAAAAAAGTATTGCTACTAGAAGGTGACTTAAGAAACCCAAGTGTACATAGAATGTTTAATATTAGTAATATACATGGACTTACAGACTTATTACTAGGAAATAAATCTCTTGGAGAGTGTGTACATGTAACAGATGTAAAAAATCTTCATGTATTAACATGTGGAGCTATGCCACCAAATCCATCTGAGATGCTGGCATCTAAAAGAATGAAAGAATTAGTAGAAGAACTTAGAGAGTATTATGATTATATATTTATAGACGCACCACCAATAGGAATAGTAACAGATGCAGGTATTATAGCTAGGTATAGTGACGGTTGTGTATTTGTGGTGGGCGCAAAAGAGTGTGATGTAGAAGAAGTTAAAGTTTCTAAGGAAAGGCTAGAAAAATTAGGGGCAAATATATTAGGTTGTGTTCTTAATAAGTTTGAGGCTGAAGGGTCTGAATATAGCTATTATTATACTCAAGATGAAGGTAGAAGTAGTAGAAAAAATAAATTTAGGAAAAAGATAGGAATTTAG
- a CDS encoding YveK family protein, with amino-acid sequence MEETIDLREYFSIIKKRLWIIASITVLAAAISGVLSFFVLKPVYQANSTLIVNTEENEETNTLTGDQFTVTQKLAVTYGEIIKSRAVIEPVIKKLNLDKTYEELEKQIVVSPVKDTQIINISVEDKNPKIARDIANELPKVFTKEAKRITKANSVEVIDKAIIPENPIKPNKVMNIAIASVLGIMIGLFVVFLIEYLDNKIKTPQDIEKHLDLQILGVIPNEGSVK; translated from the coding sequence ATGGAAGAAACAATTGACCTAAGAGAATATTTTTCAATAATAAAAAAGAGGCTTTGGATAATTGCATCAATAACAGTATTAGCAGCTGCAATAAGTGGAGTGCTAAGTTTTTTTGTGCTAAAACCAGTATACCAAGCAAATTCTACATTAATAGTAAATACAGAAGAAAATGAAGAAACAAATACACTAACAGGAGATCAATTCACAGTAACACAAAAATTAGCAGTAACATATGGGGAAATAATAAAATCTAGAGCAGTAATAGAACCAGTAATAAAAAAACTAAACCTAGATAAAACATATGAAGAACTAGAAAAACAAATTGTAGTATCTCCAGTGAAAGATACACAAATTATAAACATAAGTGTGGAAGATAAAAATCCAAAAATAGCAAGAGACATAGCAAATGAACTTCCAAAAGTATTTACAAAGGAAGCAAAAAGAATAACAAAGGCAAATAGCGTAGAAGTGATAGACAAAGCAATAATACCAGAAAACCCTATAAAGCCTAATAAAGTTATGAATATAGCAATAGCTAGTGTATTAGGAATTATGATAGGTCTATTTGTCGTGTTTTTAATAGAGTACTTAGATAACAAAATAAAAACACCACAAGATATAGAAAAACACCTAGACTTACAAATACTAGGAGTAATACCAAATGAAGGTAGTGTAAAGTAG
- the ispG gene encoding flavodoxin-dependent (E)-4-hydroxy-3-methylbut-2-enyl-diphosphate synthase — MYKRRQCREVSVGNVKIGGNNPISIQSMTNTDTRDANATIAQIKRLEEVGCDIVRVAVPDMIAAKNIGEIKRNVNIPVIADIHFDHRLAIEAIDQGVDGVRINPGNIGSIEKVKEVVNKCKEKNLKIRIGVNGGSLEKELLQKYGSATAEALVESAMGHVKILEDLDFRNIVISLKSSDIYKTLEAYELISKKVDYPLHIGITESGSVKKGTIKSSIGVGALLLKGIGDTVRISLTGDPCEEVVVGKEILRSLDLLNDKIKVVSCPTCGRCNIDLISVVNEVEEKISKMDKDITVAIMGCAVNGPGEAREADIGIAGGKGEGLLFKKGEIVRKIKGDDLVKELMDEIDKY, encoded by the coding sequence ATGTATAAAAGAAGACAATGTAGAGAAGTAAGCGTTGGAAATGTAAAAATAGGTGGGAATAACCCAATAAGTATACAATCAATGACAAACACAGATACAAGAGATGCAAATGCTACAATAGCACAAATAAAAAGACTAGAAGAAGTAGGATGCGATATAGTAAGGGTAGCAGTACCTGATATGATTGCAGCAAAAAACATAGGTGAAATAAAGAGAAATGTAAACATACCAGTAATAGCAGATATACACTTTGACCATAGATTAGCTATAGAAGCAATAGACCAAGGAGTAGATGGAGTTAGAATAAACCCAGGTAATATTGGTAGCATAGAAAAAGTAAAAGAAGTAGTAAATAAATGTAAAGAGAAAAACTTAAAAATAAGAATAGGTGTAAATGGTGGTTCACTTGAAAAAGAATTACTTCAAAAATACGGAAGTGCAACAGCAGAGGCACTAGTTGAAAGTGCAATGGGTCATGTTAAAATATTAGAAGACTTAGATTTTAGAAATATAGTAATATCATTAAAATCATCAGATATATACAAAACACTAGAAGCATATGAATTAATATCTAAAAAAGTAGACTATCCACTTCACATAGGTATAACAGAATCAGGAAGTGTTAAAAAAGGAACTATAAAATCATCAATAGGAGTAGGGGCATTACTTCTTAAAGGTATAGGAGATACTGTAAGAATATCACTAACAGGAGATCCATGTGAAGAAGTAGTAGTTGGAAAAGAAATACTAAGAAGCTTAGACTTATTAAATGATAAGATAAAAGTAGTATCTTGCCCAACATGTGGAAGATGTAATATAGACTTAATAAGCGTGGTAAATGAAGTAGAAGAAAAAATAAGCAAAATGGATAAAGATATAACAGTAGCTATAATGGGATGTGCAGTAAATGGTCCAGGAGAAGCAAGAGAAGCTGATATTGGAATAGCTGGTGGAAAAGGTGAAGGACTATTATTTAAAAAAGGTGAAATAGTTAGAAAAATAAAAGGCGATGATTTAGTAAAAGAGCTAATGGATGAAATAGATAAATACTAA
- the rseP gene encoding RIP metalloprotease RseP: MTIIAAILLFGVIVFIHELGHFLFAKKAGVTIHEFSIGMGPKIYSKTKNNTMYSIRLLPLGGYVSMEGEDGETNDPNAFGKKTLLQRASILFAGPFFNIIFTVILLIPVFMFIGTPTNSNVLGEISQNSPAQKAGLMANDKILDINGKKINSWEDILNTLQTTDGKKINITVDRDGKTKDFNIQPQKNEQGRYVIGIAPERDKSILNAIPSAFTGTYEMLKQMVLFLGQLVTNSVPGGAANAVAGPVGVIGIVSDAAKMGIPNLMYIGAMISLNLGVLNLLPIPALDGGRLVMLGIEGLRGGKKLDPNKEAMIHTAGFMLLMGLMLFVTYKDILRLF; this comes from the coding sequence TTGACTATAATAGCAGCAATACTATTATTTGGTGTAATAGTATTTATACACGAATTAGGGCATTTCCTGTTTGCTAAAAAAGCAGGGGTAACAATACATGAATTTTCAATAGGTATGGGACCTAAAATATACAGTAAAACTAAAAACAATACAATGTATTCAATAAGATTACTTCCATTAGGTGGATATGTAAGTATGGAAGGGGAAGATGGAGAAACAAATGACCCTAATGCCTTTGGTAAAAAAACATTACTACAAAGGGCAAGTATATTATTTGCAGGGCCATTTTTTAACATAATATTTACAGTAATATTATTAATACCAGTATTTATGTTTATAGGGACACCAACTAATTCAAATGTATTAGGAGAAATATCTCAAAATAGTCCAGCACAAAAGGCAGGACTTATGGCTAATGATAAAATATTAGACATAAATGGTAAAAAAATAAATTCATGGGAAGATATATTAAATACACTTCAAACTACAGATGGTAAAAAAATAAATATAACAGTAGATAGAGACGGTAAGACTAAAGACTTTAATATACAACCCCAAAAAAATGAACAAGGAAGATATGTAATAGGAATAGCACCAGAAAGAGATAAAAGTATACTAAATGCAATACCAAGTGCATTTACTGGAACATATGAAATGCTTAAGCAAATGGTATTATTCTTAGGACAATTAGTAACAAATTCAGTACCTGGAGGAGCTGCAAATGCTGTAGCAGGACCAGTTGGAGTAATAGGAATAGTTTCAGATGCAGCAAAAATGGGTATACCAAATCTTATGTACATAGGAGCAATGATAAGTCTAAACTTAGGAGTGCTTAATCTACTTCCAATACCAGCACTAGATGGAGGAAGATTAGTAATGCTAGGAATAGAAGGTCTAAGAGGTGGGAAAAAACTAGACCCAAACAAAGAAGCTATGATACATACAGCAGGCTTTATGTTATTAATGGGACTTATGCTATTTGTAACATACAAAGACATACTTAGATTATTCTAA
- a CDS encoding 1-deoxy-D-xylulose-5-phosphate reductoisomerase: protein MKKISILGSTGSIGKQTLDVVRQHKDKFEVVAISANSSVDLLLEQIKEFKPKYVAVYNESSYIKLKSMIPSDINIEVLCGMEGLKTISSLPEIDVLLTAIVGMIGLVPTLEAIKAGKDIALANKETLVCAGDLVMSEAKKMGVSILPVDSEHSAIFQCLNGENNKEIEKIILTASGGPFRGKTKEELVNVTKNQALKHPNWSMGRKISIDSSTLMNKGLEVIEAKWLFGVEHDKIDVVVHPQSIIHSMVQFIDSSVIAQLGCPDMRLPIQYALSYPNRIECDFERLDLAKIATLTFENPDMDTFPCLKLAYETLKMGGTYSAVLNSANEILVSEFLEEKIGFYDIPKYIEKTLEAHTSIEKPTLEQILDIDKWAREYVSGLIK from the coding sequence ATGAAGAAAATATCAATACTAGGGTCAACTGGATCAATAGGTAAACAAACACTAGACGTAGTAAGACAACATAAAGATAAATTTGAAGTAGTAGCAATAAGTGCAAATAGTAGTGTAGACTTATTACTAGAACAAATAAAAGAATTTAAACCAAAATACGTAGCAGTATACAACGAAAGTTCTTACATAAAATTAAAATCAATGATACCATCAGACATAAATATAGAAGTATTATGTGGTATGGAAGGACTAAAAACTATATCATCACTTCCTGAAATAGATGTATTATTAACTGCAATAGTAGGAATGATAGGACTAGTTCCTACACTAGAAGCAATAAAAGCTGGAAAAGATATAGCACTAGCTAACAAAGAAACATTAGTATGTGCAGGGGATTTAGTAATGAGTGAAGCTAAAAAAATGGGAGTAAGTATACTTCCAGTAGATAGCGAGCACAGTGCAATATTCCAATGCTTAAATGGAGAAAATAACAAAGAAATAGAAAAAATAATACTAACAGCATCAGGTGGACCATTTAGAGGAAAAACTAAAGAAGAACTTGTAAATGTAACTAAAAATCAAGCACTAAAACATCCTAACTGGTCAATGGGTAGAAAGATAAGTATAGACTCATCAACACTAATGAACAAAGGACTTGAAGTAATAGAAGCAAAATGGCTATTTGGTGTAGAACATGACAAAATAGATGTAGTAGTACATCCACAAAGTATAATACATTCAATGGTACAATTTATAGATAGTTCAGTAATAGCACAACTAGGATGCCCTGATATGAGACTACCTATACAATATGCACTATCATATCCAAATAGAATAGAATGTGACTTTGAAAGATTAGATTTAGCCAAAATAGCTACATTAACATTTGAAAATCCAGACATGGATACATTCCCATGCTTAAAACTAGCATATGAAACATTAAAAATGGGTGGAACATATTCAGCTGTATTAAATAGTGCTAATGAAATATTAGTTAGTGAATTTTTAGAAGAAAAAATAGGGTTTTACGATATACCAAAATACATAGAAAAGACCCTAGAAGCACACACTAGCATAGAAAAGCCAACTTTAGAACAAATATTAGATATAGATAAATGGGCTAGAGAATATGTAAGCGGCTTAATAAAATAG